Proteins co-encoded in one Aspergillus luchuensis IFO 4308 DNA, chromosome 6, nearly complete sequence genomic window:
- a CDS encoding 60S ribosomal protein eL19 (COG:J;~EggNog:ENOG410QDSB;~InterPro:IPR039547,IPR015972,IPR035970,IPR023638, IPR033935,IPR000196;~PFAM:PF01280;~go_component: GO:0005840 - ribosome [Evidence IEA];~go_component: GO:0022625 - cytosolic large ribosomal subunit [Evidence IEA];~go_function: GO:0003723 - RNA binding [Evidence IEA];~go_function: GO:0003735 - structural constituent of ribosome [Evidence IEA];~go_process: GO:0006412 - translation [Evidence IEA]) produces MAHLPEVNLRTQKRLAASVVGCGKRKIWLDPNEMNEISNANSRQTIRKLVSDGLIIRKPVTMHSRSRARELAAARRIGRHRGLGKRKGTKEARMPSQILWMRRMRILRRLLVRYRASGKIDKHLYHELYHLSKGNTFKHKRSLIEHIQKAKAERHRERVLKEEMDAKRAKNKALRERRLERKEAKQNALVAEAQE; encoded by the exons ATGGCGCATCTGCCCGA GGTCAACCTTCGCACCCAGAAGCGCCTCGCCGCCTCCGTGGTGGGCTGCGGCAAGCGCAAGATTTGGCTCGACCCCAATGAGATGAATGAGATCTCCAACGCCAACTCCCGCCAGACCATCCGCAAGCTCGTCAGCGAtggcctcatcatccgcaaGCCCGTCACCATGCACTCCCGCTCCCGTGCCCGTGAGCTCGCCGCCGCCCGCCGCATCGGCCGTCACCGTGGTCTCGGTAAGCGCAAGGGTACCAAGGAGGCTCGTATGCCCAG CCAGATCCTCTGGATGCGCCGCATGCGTATTCTCCGTCGCCTGCTCGTCCGCTACCGTGCCTCCGGCAAGATCGACAAGCACCTGTACCACGAGCTCTACCACCTGAGCAAGGGTAACACCTTCAAGCACAAGCGTTCCCTTATCGAGCAC atccagaaggccaaggctgagCGTCACCGTGAGCGCGTcctcaaggaggagatggatgctAAGCGTGCCAAGAACAAGGCTCTCCGTGAGAGACGTCTGGAGCGCAAGGAGGCCAAGCAGAACGCCCTCGTTGCTGAGGCTCAGGAGTAA
- a CDS encoding uncharacterized protein (COG:S;~EggNog:ENOG410Q1A4;~TransMembrane:1 (o208-232i)) yields the protein MSRSSSAVLHQSSRCATKIPRHSNIFVSSAPVITSSSFTSAASSPSFTNSVPTSTTESSLSIEPSPSNTWHSTAADSAVLTDATTTQSIQSSVVESVVEPTTTASATLADPSDYNLIQTHTEDGTHFHMPVSAQTSSLSSHQTQQPTSKSSTSVLSSITSTTSTTQYPHTTSISFIPHSAVTSAVTSANGSSHGYIDQSDHGGSHASLGAILGGVLGGVAFVALALAIGYFVMRHKRRKPRDELATGTSEEHLQDDRSPAASSAGSHQVYQSCGSSFTDHSSTPSSPLRAMFPVSFPAKSYQAHRTPSGPNLLSDANPFLDSAEIKYVSRGSGVPSNAGTLRNPFADAAPSHTVVMRQSYMSQRPTSTAWYSLHSDRSLGSTVHLPGRSSAGSSLQRLSYPFTAAELEACEPMARLSTRSDPFDLECPPHAMHRRSSTVIPIGHV from the coding sequence ATGTCCAGGTCGAGCTCTGCGGTTCTCCATCAGAGTTCGAGATGTGCAACTAAAATTCCTCGACACTCCAATATATTTGTGTCTTCGGCGCCGGTAATCACCAGTTCTTCCTTCACCTCAGCCGCGTCCTCTCCCTCATTCACGAATTCGGTCCCCACGTCCACGACCGAAAGCTCATTGTCCATCGAGCCCTCTCCGTCTAATACATGGCACTCAACGGCTGCAGATTCAGCAGTTCTTACAGATGCCACGACTACTCAGTCGATACAATCATCGGTTGTTGAGTCGGTGGTCGAGCCTACGACAACTGCATCTGCGACCCTAGCAGATCCTAGCGACTACAATCTCATACAAACACATACAGAGGATGGCACTCATTTTCATATGCCGGTCTCGGCGCAGACAAGTTCATTATCAAGCCATCAAACACAACAGCCGACATCAAAATCATCCACCTCTGTGCTAAGCTCCATAACATCAACGACGTCAACGACACAGTACCCCCACACCACCTCTATCTCATTCATTCCACACTCAGCAGTAACTAGCGCTGTCACTTCAGCTAATGGCTCGTCGCATGGCTACATAGATCAATCGGATCATGGTGGCTCTCACGCCTCACTGGGCGCAATCTTGGGGGGCGTTCTAGGGGGCGTAGCTTTTGTTGCTCTTGCGCTTGCAATAGGTTATTTCGTGATGCGTCACAAGCGGCGCAAGCCCCGTGACGAGCTGGCCACTGGCACGAGTGAAGAACACCTGCAAGATGACCGCAGTCCAGCTGCTTCCTCAGCAGGCTCACATCAAGTATATCAGTCGTGCGGGTCATCTTTCACCGACCACTCCTCTACCCCCTCCAGCCCTCTGCGCGCTATGTTCCCAGTATCATTTCCTGCTAAGAGCTACCAAGCGCATCGGACCCCTTCCGGTCCGAACCTCCTCTCCGATGCAAACCCTTTCCTAGACTCTGCGGAGATCAAGTATGTGTCGCGTGGTAGCGGCGTGCCCAGCAACGCGGGGACGCTTCGCAACCCGTTCGCCGATGCAGCTCCAAGCCACACTGTGGTCATGCGGCAATCATACATGTCGCAGCGACCCACGTCAACTGCCTGGTATTCCCTGCACAGTGATCGCAGCTTAGGCAGTACAGTCCACCTACCTGGACGGAGCAGCGCGGGTAGCAGCCTGCAACGACTCAGCTACCCGTTCACCGCGGCCGAGCTCGAAGCATGTGAGCCCATGGCCAGGTTAAGCACGCGCAGTGATCCTTTTGATCTGGAATGTCCACCCCACGCTATGCACAGGCGTAGTTCTACCGTCATACCAATAGGGCACGTCTAA
- a CDS encoding uncharacterized protein (COG:S;~EggNog:ENOG410PJ3R), producing MFGWCSTLGLPSVSSEPEKERRPPPAPTPLDFPVYNLPELSDKDPDATLSRLSEVLASIRRPQDINPQKFEALNLRLEENVSAADIVRPSGSNTAPPLPWDNSLARSSPVDEDGCPILMDNGNSYPSRDRFEALQNELLLDNDDAFREVGRLPPREGRQRVRVAQTRKFWTGLERMAQYWDTSLDEYYERPKTPPPPAGQEGADNMQTDGDAQLPAAQDHTETPMDVDPTPPAETTKDGSQAQPETQQEMVTMYKGRRLGAGQEMPEDVREETVRALAEMAAWPFGCQAAPPISPPRLAVKTLLFPVRHTFQTARSPKDRQLARSGIMEGPIFAAQCRPETSWRGPHDAPGSGMGEVCDLLREVGAMLLTAQERARQGEAEVRPGEGKWWTTVPRWGGAPNDSVSDNEKETHGEDKLPSESGYARKRSKYEHPFLASRRPSSARKMSNSDRWKIIQPGPGLWDKRMRYIQIGKPLDSAFDDIYLLSSINHHVSILHLRVHRRYLEVITNGSSNFPPVTDTPEQPWHVLQLRRTRWYDLFNGEDRVEALKGIWRIFHYLLRQQPETQFLN from the exons ATGTTTGGCTGGTGTAGTACCTTGG GCCTACCCTCCGTGAGCTCAGAGCCGGAGAAAGAGCGCCGTCCTCCTCCCGCCCCCACACCCCTTGACTTCCCCGTCTACAACCTGCCGGAACTTTCGGATAAGGACCCGGACGCTACTCTGTCGAGACTGAGTGAAGTGCTGGCATCAATCCGACGGCCACAGGATATCAACCCGCAGAAATTCGAGGCGCTTAATCTGAGACTAGAAGAGAATGTGTCCGCAGCAGATATCGTTCGTCCGAGCGGGTCAAACACCGCTCCTCCGCTCCCTTGGGATAACTCGTTAGCCCGCTCGTCCccggtggatgaggatggctgTCCCATCCTGATGGACAATGGTAATTCCTATCCCTCCCGAGACCGATTCGAGGCGTTGCAGAACGAGCTCCTCCTGGATAACGATGACGCTTTCAGAGAGGTGGGCAGACTGCCGCCCCGCGAGGGCCGTCAAAGGGTGCGTGTGGCTCAAACGAGGAAGTTCTGGACCGGCCTGGAACGGATGGCTCAATACTGGGACACCAGTTTGGACGAGTATTACGAGCGCCCGAAAACGCCGCCCCCACCGGCAGGGCAGGAGGGCGCAGACAACATGCAGACGGATGGGGATGCCCAACTGCCAGCGGCGCAAGACCATACTGAAACGCCTATGGACGTGGACCCAACGCCGCCTGCAGAGACGACAAAAGACGGTTCTCAGGCGCAGCCAGAGACACAGCAGGAAATGGTTACTATGTACAAGGGTCGCCGTCTTGGTGCCGGACAGGAGATGCCCGAGGATGTACGTGAGGAGACCGTTCGAGCGTTGGCCGAAATGGCTGCTTGGCCCTTTGGCTGCCAGGCGGCCCCTCCTATCTCCCCACCTCGGCTGGCTGTGAAGACTTTGCTCTTTCCTGTTCGACACACCTTCCAAACCGCACGATCGCCAAAGGACCGTCAACTGGCGCGAAGCGGTATCATGGAGGGGCCTATCTTTGCAGCGCAGTGCCGACCTGAGACCTCATGGCGCGGGCCACATGATGCCCCAGGCTCTGGCATGGGAGAGGTGTGTGATTTGCTTCGGGAGGTGGGTGCCATGCTCCTGACAGCTCAGGAACGGGCGAGACAGGGGGAAGCAGAGGTGAGACCAGGTGAAGGCAAGTGGTGGACAACCGTGCCCCGATGGGGCGGCGCTCCCAACGACTCCGTCAGTGACAATGAGAAGGAGACACATGGGGAGGACAAACTGCCATCCGAGTCGGGATATGCTCGCAAGCGCTCCAAGTACGAGCACCCGTTCCTCGCATCGCGTCGACCGAGCTCTGCGCGAAAAATGAGCAACAGCGACAGGTGGAAGATTATCCAGCCCGGACCCGGTCTTTGGGACAAGCGGATGCGGTATATACAGATTGGGAAGCCGCTCGACAGTGCTTTTGACGAT ATCTACCTATTGTcctccatcaatcatcatgtgTCGATCCTTCATCTGCGCGTACACCGACGATATCTCGAAGTCATCACCAATGGGTCCAGCAACTTCCCGCCTGTAACCGACACGCCGGAGCAACCGTGGCATGTTCTACAGCTACGACGCACTCGGTGGTACGACCTGTTCAACGGCGAAGACCGTGTGGAAGCGCTGAAGGGCATTTGGCGCATCTTCCACTATCTCCTTCGACAGCAACCGGAGACTCAGTTTCTAAACTGA